Genomic DNA from Gimesia aquarii:
CTGGCTCATTTTGCCGATGATCATTTTTCGAGTCTTATCAACTTCGAGAAGTGAGACATAGAGATTTCGGAGCGAATCATATGAAAAAGGCAATCAAAATCATCTGCCGCAATTTGGAAAGATCGATTGAAGCCAAAAAGCTGCTTCTGGAAAATCCAGATATCCAGAATGAGTTTTCCAAGTCCGTTGATTTAGTTCTCAACAGTTACCAACAGGGAGGCCGAATCTATATTGCAGGAAACGGTGGTTCTGCCGCGGATGCACAACATCTGGCCGCTGAATTTGTGAGCCGACTGGCAAAAGACCGAGCTCCACTGGCCGCTGAAGCATTAACGACAGATTCTTCTATTTTAACGGCGATCGGGAATGATTATGGTTACGATTCTGTGTTCTCTCGCCAGATAACCGGTAAGCTCACACCACAGGATGTTTTTTTGGGAATTACCACATCAGGTAATTCTCCCAATATTGTAAAAGCTCTACAGGCATGCAAGGAAAAGGGAATTCCCAGCATTGTTTTTACGGGGCACGAGGGCGGCGATGTTCGTAATTGGAGCGACGTCTGTGTCATTGCTCCAGGAGAACTTACAAGCCAAATCCAGGAAGTACACTTAGTTCTTGAGCACACCCTTTGTGAATGCGTGGAAGCTGAACTGTTTGGCTTTGATATTTAAACCTTGAAAGAAAGATTTTTCATTTTGCAAAAAGCGTTTTTTCTTGATCGTGATGGTGTAATCAATATTGAAAAACACTATCTGCATCAGATCGAAGACTTCGATTTTATCGAAGGAATCTTTGAGTTGTGCCATGTGGCAACATCAGCCGGATATTGTTTAATCATTGTCACAAATCAATCTGGAATTGCGCGTGGGTACTACACAGAACAACAACTCATTGACTTGATGTCCTGGGTTGTGGATGAGTTTGCCAAACGGAATCTTACGATTTTAGACTTTTTTTATTGCCCACATCATCCAGTGCATGGAATGGGAAACTATCAAATTGACTGCAATTGCCGAAAGCCTAAGCCAGGAATGTTGCTGGAAGCGGCAAGAAAGCACAATCTGAATCTCTCAGAGTCAATCTTAGTGGGAGATAAATTGTCTGATATCAAAGCAGGAAAGGCCGCTCGGCTGAAGACAACGGCGCTCGTAGGAACCGGGCATCGTGTTAGCGAGCAGGATATCAATACGGCAGATGTCTTTGCACAATCTTTAAAAGAACTTAAAAACCAACTGTTTCCTTTCACAGTCAAAGCCAATCATGGAATTTGACAAGCTCGGATTCAGATCAGTTCGAAGTTTGTGCCTGTTCTCGCATAGTGTATTTACAAATCAGACTCAGTAACTGTTTACGATTGATCGGTTTGCTTGTATAGGCATCACAGCCCGCTGCAATACATTCCTGCAATTGGGTATTCATTGCATGGGCCGTGATAGCAATAATTGGTTTCGAATAACCGGAAGCTCTTAGCGTTTTCGTAGCAGTATAACCATCCATCACCGGCATCTGGATATCCATTAAGATAATATCAAAAGGAGTTCCCTTCTCCTCCGCAGACTGTGCTGCTTCTACAGCCACTTTTCCATTTTCAGCAAGTTCATATTCGCATTGCCATTTTTTGAGTATGTAAGAAAGTAAATGTTGATTATCAGCCCCATCATCTGCTACGAGTACTCGTGGAGAAAAACCAAAGTATTCTTTCAGACTGTCTGGTATAGTGTGTGAGGCGACTTCTTCGGTCACCAGATCCTGCCCTTCAGAATCATACTGAACCAGATTCACATCTGCTGAGACTCCTGTTGGAAGTTTAATGACAAAAGTAGAACCTACTGCAGAAACACTAGTCACTGAAATTGATCCATTCAACATTTCGACCAGTTTTTTGCAAATCGTCAATCCCAGTCCCGTTCCACCAAAACGTCGGGTCATTGAGACATCTGCCTGGATGAAGGGTTGAAATAGTTGTTGCATCTGGTTGTCTGTAATACCAACTCCGGTATCAACGACTTCAACTTGTAAGAATGGTACCTGATCTTCAATCAGGTAGCGTGCAATGACACTGACCGCCCCCTGGTCTGTAAACTTGATGGCGTTCCCGACCAGATTGACCAGTATTTGTTTGAGTCTGGTAGGATCTGTCTGAATATACTCTGGTATGGCGCCATCAAATTCTGTCGTGTACCCAATTTTCTTCTTGTCAGCGCGCACTTTAAGCAATGACTCTACATTGAATAAAATTTGTGTGGGAGAACATTGCATCAATTCCACTGTCATTTTTTGTGAATTGATTTTTGAGAGATCGAGCAAGTCATTGATCAAACAAAGTAAATAATCGCCATTTTGTTTAATGGTCTCGATCATTTTCACTTGAGACCTGGACTCCAATTGCTCCGTTAATATTTCTGAATACCCTAAAATAGCAGTCATAGGAGTTCGGATTTCATGGCTGATATTGGCCAGGAATAAATCCTTGGAGATGTTTGCTTCCACTGCTTGCTGCTGAGCCGCTTTCAGATCTTCAGTCAATCGATCATTAATAATGGCCATACCAATCAAATCACCAATGGATTGCAGGAACCGTATCTGGTCAGGATCATCATCCGGAAATGTTTCACTGGATAAAACCATTGCGCCGAGAGACTCTCCCAGATGCGAAATGGGAACCAGGTAATGGCCATGCGATCCGTCTGATTGACGTTCTTCTTTAGTTTTGGAGTCACAGTGACATTGATTAATGATATGTGTCTGAATCACCGAATGAGGATATTCTGCATACTCTTCTTTAAACCAATACTCATGATAGGTGAAGGGAGGAGAGACAACAAAATCTCCAAAACGAGAGAGCAGTTCACATTGTTTAGTCTTTGTATTATTCAGATATAGACACCCCTGCTTCAGATGCTGGAATTCAGGAATGTCAATCAGTGCACTCAATACCTGATCCATTTTTTCTTTCAAAGACGTCTGTTGTTGTAAGCTTTTTGCAACTCTGGCTCGAATGACAGCTTGAAGATGTTTCTGAGACTGCTTTTTCTCGCTCAAAACCTTATTCGTAATATCTCTCTGCACCGCCACGTAGGAGATACATTCTCCCTGTTTATCATAGATCGGGGAAACCGTCATGTGTACCCAACGATATTGTTCCAGCCAGTTTTTCTCCTGCCGTGAACTCTGACCTAATAAGGGTAAACTTGAAACCGTTTGACCTACCTTGCGGCGATTAATTAACGTTCCCTTCCAGGTCTTTCCTGAAAGTAGTTGATTCCATATTTCCTGATATGTTTCTTCCGGATTGAGATGACTCTTGAGACAACGCGGAGTCTGCCCGAGAGCGTCTGCAGCCGACCACTCATAAAGTTCAGAGAAAGCCGGATTGACATATGTAATCATGCCTGTTGTGTCTGTAATAAAGACTGCATCAGCACTTGATTCAATAGCGCGTGCCAACCGCTCGACCTGCTCTCGTTCCTGTACCAATTTGGTGATATCCATCACCAGAGCCACAATCGCCGGTTTAGAAAAAACGGTAGTTCTCTGAAGATAAACTTCAGCAGGATAACAAGTCCCTCCCTTTCTCTTAAATTCTGAATTGAGAAATGTTTGGGAATCTTGGCTCTCTAATAATGAATGAAATACCTCTTCAAGTTGCGCTCTGAAATCTTCCTTCACTAATTGAAAAGGAGTCATCGAATTGAGTTCCTGCGAAGTATAACCCAGATTTTTTGTGGCACCCCGACTCGCATAAAAAAGCTGCAGAGATTCGGCGTCAAAAATATAAATCTCGTTTAATGATTCTTCGAGCACATTGCTCAGTGCCATCTGAATTCGGTCAGACTTCTGATTGGCAATGATCTGGAGTATATTTCGAATGCGTTTGTGAACAAGTGCCGGGCAATAAGGTCGCAGCAAAAAATCATCGACGCCATTCGCAAGCGCGATGGTTATTTTCTCCGATTCCTGGAACTGAGATGTAGCCATAATCGCAGTATTGGCGAGTACTGCGTGTGATTTGTAAAACCCGATCACCTCAATCAAATCCATCTCCTGGATTTCGAGGCTTAAGATAATAATGTCTGGCTTAAGTTCTAATGCCTTCAACAATGAATTTTTTACATCGAGACAATGATGTATTTCATATCCCTCTTCAGTATTAATTCTCTCAAATTCAACAAAATGGTTTGCCTGGTCATCCACATACAGAATGCACGGAGACCATTGCCTCTGCTCATCGAGCAAGTTCAAAAGCTGCATACTGAACCTAAACCTATCTATTCTTCAGTGCCAAAATCATAGATGGACGTATTCACATTTTCAGATATTTTCACACGTTATTGCTTGTTTTTAGCGCGTCTTATAGTAGTTCTACCTACTCATACTTTTGTTGATCGGACGCTTTTTCGCTATAAATCCAATATTTTGCCATGAAATTGGAACACGAAAGAATCGAAGTAAGAGGTCTCTCAAGCAAACTATTCCAAACAGAACAAACGGTTTTATCGGTCCTTTTGGATTCATCGCTTTGAGAAGGAGAGAGGCAGGAGGGATAGTGTTGAAACGATACAGGATTCAGCTTGATCTTCACCGGTTAAAGGAGCTTGTCTCAGCGAGTCGATCTCAGCCAGGAATTTGTTTTCAGTGTGTGGAGTAGACTTGATATGATCTTCAGATCAGATTTTATTTTGCTGCGGTTTTCTCGAAAACCAGAATATGCTGCCGAGGCAGGATCCCGATAGTCTCTTTCCATTTCAAATTCAGCTCTGGTCGGGAAACTTCTTTCTTCGCTTGTGCCTCAGACATTTTATGTACGAGTTTGATCGGCACAGCGGGGTCTTCTTTGCGATATTCCACCAGCACCACACGCCCTTTCGGCTTTAATGCTTTTGAAATTTCCTGCATCATTTCAAAGGGAAATTCAAATTCATGATATACATCTACCATAATCGCTAAATCAATTGATTCTGGCTTGAGTCCAGGTGATTTCTGAGTTCCCAACACGGGATGAATATTCTTGACACCTTGTTTTTCAAGTTTTTTGTTAAGCAGTTCCAGCATCTCTTTTTGAACATCCACTGCGTAAACTTTACCGTCAGGGCTCACATGATCGGCTAGAATCACGGAAATGACGCCGCTGCCCGCACCGATATCTGCAATCGCCATGCCGGGCTTCAGCTTCAATGCTTTCGGGAGCAAAGACAGTCGTTCTTCCTGCTCGCGTGCTTTGCGTTCCAGCCAGGGAGCTCCCTGATAACCCATTACACGGGCGATTTCGCGTCCCCGATAGAATTTACCGATACCATTCGGGTCATGATCCCGCTGATAAGTATAGAGCGTTTTTTTTGAATCCTGCTGGCTCTGCTTCTGAGTTGCTGTCGCAGGTTCATCTGCGATCAGAGGAAGCGTTAACCAACAACTTACCAGAACATAAAATGAGAATCTGATGAAACAATTCCAAGCTAGAAATTTCTGCCATGCATCCATCAGTTTCTCTCCTCTGTTAGGAATTTAGTTCAGGAAACTAACTCTCCTGAAACAGGATTTCGGTCATTGCGTTTCATGATTTCAGCCCACTCTTCCTGAGGAACTTGGGTCGCTTCCTCCACCAGCATCACCGGAATCCCATCTTTGATAGGATACCTCAATCGCGATGCTGGATCGATAGAAACTAGAAAATCACCATCACACACCAGTTTTGCTTTTGTTTTCGGACAGGCGATAATGTCCTGCAAATGCTGAGGATCAAAAGACATTGTTTTTACTCTTGAACGACTTTAGTGTAATTGTAACAAATACAGCAGGCAACCACGGTTTTCTCTTGAACCAGGAATACCTACCATTCGATACTCATTGAAAGGGGATTTAGAAACCGCGTAAAATCTGGATATCTTTGAAGGTTCGTAGATCATAATCAATGCCGACATAATCGAGAACCGAACAAAGGGCTCTTACCGCCACTCCAATGCCGTCGGGTCCACTAAACCCGCCAAATTGTCCTCCACCCTTCAAATGTGGTTCTACTTCCAGGAAGACGCCGGGCGCCCCCAGCTTCTTCATTTTTTTCTCCATTTTTGGAAGAATCGTACGCAGTTCACGTAACACAAATTCGTGCCCGGCATCACCAACGTTTGCAGGTACAAAGTTTTTCAAGCGTTCTTCATCGACAACACCGGTCCATTCCAAATCAGAATCGACGGCATAGTCTTTGATATGCAGCCAACCCATCGATTTGCTCATATCATGAAACTCGCTCAAACACTGCATTGCGTCTTTATTCTGCGCCGCGATATTCCCGCCGTCATAAATGGTTACCATGTTAGCGCGTTTGACTTTGCGCGCCAGCTCAGCCAGCAATGGTCCGGTTTCTCCTATTAAGTTCGGCTCGATTTCGAGACCGTAAATCAAACCCTTTTTCGCACAAAGATCGGCAATCTGACCAATCTGGTCGACGGCCTGATTCATGTAGGGCTTGGGATCTTCTCCTTTGGGAGGATAAAAAGAAAAACCTCGAATCAACTTCGTTCCCAACGTGGTGGCGGCATTAATGGTATTTGCAACTTCTGTTTTCAAGTACTTTTTGAAAGGTACAAACACATTATGAGAGCCATCATCTTTATCAACCAGTTTGATCTTTCCAACACGGGCTCCAATGCTGGTGACGCTCATGCCATACTCATCATGCAGCTTGAGTAGCTGTTTATATTCCGCTTTATTCAAATCCACGACATGTTTGACGTTTCCATCACCTTTCACATCGATAAACCGAGGACTGTAATATTTCAGCCCTAAAGCAGAGAGTGCCACCATTTGTTCAATTGCTGTTTTATGATTTGCTGCTTCATCTGCAAATGCACTTAAAATCACACGTGGGTTGTCTGACATGACGAATTTTTGCCTTTTGTTTCAAAATCTAAAGCGGATAATAGAGTAAACCAACGAAACTGTCTTCGTCGGAGCCATTTTTGACAGGTTTGGGATAACTTTCAAGAGCCAGGAGAAGATCGCACTCGCTTTTCAACTGCATTTCATCATTTTGATCATCGAACTACCAGTTGCACCTGTCAAACAATCAAGCGATCGGGTCGCATTCGAGAAGCATTTCGTAAATGCATCTCCATGGCAACAGAAGCGGTTTCAGAGTCGCGATTCTTTAAGGAATCCAGGAGAACAGTATGATCATATAAGCCCCGCGTCATAATTTCTGGAGTTTCTTCAGCTGCGGAATAGGAAACCCGCTTATAACTCCAGCATTTATGAATGGCTTCAGAAATTGGTAAATTCCCACAATATTCGGCAATGGCCAGATGTAAAGCGTAGTCAAACGAACGAGATCCAGTACTCCACTTCTGTAAGTGTTCGCTAGAACGGTCTCCCGTTTCATACTGCTGCTGACAGGCTTTGACTTCAGCCGCCTGGTTTTCCAAGCGTGACAATTCTGCTTCAGTAATCCTTTGTGCGGCCATCGCAGCAGCGGAGGGTTCTAATAACAATCGCAGTTCATGGATTTCGACTAGCCAGTTCTCAGCCCCTTCTCTGACAACGGCACGATGGTTCTTTTGCTGAATCACAATTCCATCAGCCTGTAAACGGGCTAAAGCTTGTACTACTGGAGTTCGGCTCACACTAAGTTCACGTGCTAATTGCGTACTTTTCAGTTCTGTCCCACCGGGAAGTTCACAACGAATGATCCTGAGTAACAGTTTCTGATAAACCTCATCGACAAGAGAAAGACTCTCATCGTCTTCACGAACATTTTGTTCACTCAAATCGGATAGTAAAGAAACGTCATT
This window encodes:
- a CDS encoding D-sedoheptulose-7-phosphate isomerase, producing MKKAIKIICRNLERSIEAKKLLLENPDIQNEFSKSVDLVLNSYQQGGRIYIAGNGGSAADAQHLAAEFVSRLAKDRAPLAAEALTTDSSILTAIGNDYGYDSVFSRQITGKLTPQDVFLGITTSGNSPNIVKALQACKEKGIPSIVFTGHEGGDVRNWSDVCVIAPGELTSQIQEVHLVLEHTLCECVEAELFGFDI
- the gmhB gene encoding D-glycero-beta-D-manno-heptose 1,7-bisphosphate 7-phosphatase, which translates into the protein MQKAFFLDRDGVINIEKHYLHQIEDFDFIEGIFELCHVATSAGYCLIIVTNQSGIARGYYTEQQLIDLMSWVVDEFAKRNLTILDFFYCPHHPVHGMGNYQIDCNCRKPKPGMLLEAARKHNLNLSESILVGDKLSDIKAGKAARLKTTALVGTGHRVSEQDINTADVFAQSLKELKNQLFPFTVKANHGI
- a CDS encoding response regulator, with the translated sequence MQLLNLLDEQRQWSPCILYVDDQANHFVEFERINTEEGYEIHHCLDVKNSLLKALELKPDIIILSLEIQEMDLIEVIGFYKSHAVLANTAIMATSQFQESEKITIALANGVDDFLLRPYCPALVHKRIRNILQIIANQKSDRIQMALSNVLEESLNEIYIFDAESLQLFYASRGATKNLGYTSQELNSMTPFQLVKEDFRAQLEEVFHSLLESQDSQTFLNSEFKRKGGTCYPAEVYLQRTTVFSKPAIVALVMDITKLVQEREQVERLARAIESSADAVFITDTTGMITYVNPAFSELYEWSAADALGQTPRCLKSHLNPEETYQEIWNQLLSGKTWKGTLINRRKVGQTVSSLPLLGQSSRQEKNWLEQYRWVHMTVSPIYDKQGECISYVAVQRDITNKVLSEKKQSQKHLQAVIRARVAKSLQQQTSLKEKMDQVLSALIDIPEFQHLKQGCLYLNNTKTKQCELLSRFGDFVVSPPFTYHEYWFKEEYAEYPHSVIQTHIINQCHCDSKTKEERQSDGSHGHYLVPISHLGESLGAMVLSSETFPDDDPDQIRFLQSIGDLIGMAIINDRLTEDLKAAQQQAVEANISKDLFLANISHEIRTPMTAILGYSEILTEQLESRSQVKMIETIKQNGDYLLCLINDLLDLSKINSQKMTVELMQCSPTQILFNVESLLKVRADKKKIGYTTEFDGAIPEYIQTDPTRLKQILVNLVGNAIKFTDQGAVSVIARYLIEDQVPFLQVEVVDTGVGITDNQMQQLFQPFIQADVSMTRRFGGTGLGLTICKKLVEMLNGSISVTSVSAVGSTFVIKLPTGVSADVNLVQYDSEGQDLVTEEVASHTIPDSLKEYFGFSPRVLVADDGADNQHLLSYILKKWQCEYELAENGKVAVEAAQSAEEKGTPFDIILMDIQMPVMDGYTATKTLRASGYSKPIIAITAHAMNTQLQECIAAGCDAYTSKPINRKQLLSLICKYTMREQAQTSN
- a CDS encoding class I SAM-dependent methyltransferase encodes the protein MDAWQKFLAWNCFIRFSFYVLVSCWLTLPLIADEPATATQKQSQQDSKKTLYTYQRDHDPNGIGKFYRGREIARVMGYQGAPWLERKAREQEERLSLLPKALKLKPGMAIADIGAGSGVISVILADHVSPDGKVYAVDVQKEMLELLNKKLEKQGVKNIHPVLGTQKSPGLKPESIDLAIMVDVYHEFEFPFEMMQEISKALKPKGRVVLVEYRKEDPAVPIKLVHKMSEAQAKKEVSRPELNLKWKETIGILPRQHILVFEKTAAK
- a CDS encoding Trm112 family protein, with translation MSFDPQHLQDIIACPKTKAKLVCDGDFLVSIDPASRLRYPIKDGIPVMLVEEATQVPQEEWAEIMKRNDRNPVSGELVS
- a CDS encoding sugar phosphate isomerase/epimerase family protein, with the protein product MSDNPRVILSAFADEAANHKTAIEQMVALSALGLKYYSPRFIDVKGDGNVKHVVDLNKAEYKQLLKLHDEYGMSVTSIGARVGKIKLVDKDDGSHNVFVPFKKYLKTEVANTINAATTLGTKLIRGFSFYPPKGEDPKPYMNQAVDQIGQIADLCAKKGLIYGLEIEPNLIGETGPLLAELARKVKRANMVTIYDGGNIAAQNKDAMQCLSEFHDMSKSMGWLHIKDYAVDSDLEWTGVVDEERLKNFVPANVGDAGHEFVLRELRTILPKMEKKMKKLGAPGVFLEVEPHLKGGGQFGGFSGPDGIGVAVRALCSVLDYVGIDYDLRTFKDIQILRGF
- a CDS encoding GntR family transcriptional regulator, with the protein product MTNDVSLLSDLSEQNVREDDESLSLVDEVYQKLLLRIIRCELPGGTELKSTQLARELSVSRTPVVQALARLQADGIVIQQKNHRAVVREGAENWLVEIHELRLLLEPSAAAMAAQRITEAELSRLENQAAEVKACQQQYETGDRSSEHLQKWSTGSRSFDYALHLAIAEYCGNLPISEAIHKCWSYKRVSYSAAEETPEIMTRGLYDHTVLLDSLKNRDSETASVAMEMHLRNASRMRPDRLIV